The region GCTGGCAATCAGGATTGAGACAACAAGTCATAGGACACACGGCACCCAGGCGACGATTACTTTATTTTCACTCAACCCCTCGGTTTGAAGTGAATTTTAGTACCCATCACTTTACAGTGATCGCAAAGACAATGGGATTAGTTCAAGAGTGTACCTGCCTGTTCACTTTAAAACCGTTCAGCATTAAACCACGTCCAACTAAAAACCAGAGGTTTCTTCAAGAAAAACCTACGGATTTAGATGTAGACAAAGTTCAATACTCCAGGCAAAACGTAGTAAAAGCACTGGGTAAGGAAGCATCAGTGGGCTGCATCTTGCGTTGCTGGCGAGGCATCTCATCTCGGAGTTGCTGTGCAGTAACCTCTAGAATTGCCGTTTGCTGATCCAGCACCTCCAGACGGTTTAAGATGCGATCGCGCCGCTGCTCTAAGATTTCCAGTTCTTGCTGAAGTCGCTTACGCTCAGTGACCAGCTTGTAGATGTCTAAATATGCCGCTGCCTCTGTTCTTTGCCGGGGCATAGTGCTGACCTTGGGGCGAATCGGCATCAATGATGGATGGGGGCGCATAAAACAACCATTAGTTAATGATGTAAACTTAGAGTTCCCAATTTTCTGATGAACCACGCAATGATTGAAAAGAGAAAAAAGAACAATGATACACGGGTAAACTCTTAACCATCGCCGGAATGCCCCAAGCAATAGATACCCAAAAGCTTGTAGAAATTTAGGACGACGCGATCAACCCCGTAAAAGCTCTACAAGACGATCGCCAATTTGGCATGGATGCACCAATACTAGTACTTCGCACTTGGCAGTTAATCCGCCAGTATCCCAACAGCGTGCCCAAAGTGATTGCTGAAAGTGTCCTCTCCTATGATCTAGGTGCCAATAAAACCGTTGTATCTACCAATCGCAGCGGCATCTACCTACTCAAGCTTAGGGTCATTGGTTACAGTAACAAATCCAGGGCATCGGTTGTCTGCGTTGTAATCATCACGGGTTCCTGATACAGCGGCACAGTAAAGGTGACTGTGGAGCCTAGCCCTTCGCCCATGCTGTAAAAGTTCACAACACCTCCCATGGCTTCAACCAACTTTTGAGAAATGGCCAGCCCCAACCCTGTGCCACCATACTGTCGGGTTCGGGAACCATCCACCTGGCTAAAGGACTGGAACAATTTGTCTTGTTTATCCAATGAAACCCCAATTCCCGTATCGGCAACGCGCACTTTGGCAGAACCAGGGAGTTCTCGTCCTTGAACTATCACCTTTTTCTTGATGATTTCCACGCTTACAGTCACTCCTCCTTCATGGGTGAATTTGATCGCGTTCCCGACTAAGTTCAACATCACCTGTAGTAAGCGCTGATAGTTGCCGTAGAGGATAATTTCGTCATCGGTGGGGGGTTTTTGGATTTCAAAGCTGAGGTTTTTCTGGCGAACCTGAGCGCTAATGAAATCTTCTACGTCATTGAGCAGTTCACTTAACTTAACTGGACTAAGTTCAATTTGCAGTTTCCCAGCTTCAATTTTGGCAATATCCAGAATGTCATTAATGATGCTGAGTAAATGCAGCGCCGAGCGGTATGCCTCTCCAATGAATTCTTGCTGTTCTTCAGGATCATCCGCCATGCCATCCAAAATCAGCTTGAGGAAACCGATCATGCCATTGAGAGGTGTTCGCAATTCATGGGAGGTGTTCGCGAGGAATTCACTTTTCAAGCGCGATGCTTCTTCTGCTTGTCGTCTGGCTTCTTCTAAATCTCGCTGTTTTTGCAGTAGGGTACTATTGGCACGTTGCAGTTCATTAGCAAGAGCTTGGCTGGCAGCGATCAGGTTTGCATGGGCGATCGCAGTTCCCACCTGATCAGCTAACTCCTGCACAAACTCCAACTCAATTTCAGTCCAACGACGGGGCTGATCGTCCTGATACAGTACAATCACTCCATTAGGCTGATCCTGGTAGCTCGTGGTTACCACCAACATGGAATGAACAATCAAGCTGCGGAGCGTAATCGGTTCTTCCAGGGTATTGGTATCTACATGACTGCGCTGGCTACGAACGTTAATCGGCTTAAGGGTTGCGATCGCAGACTTCAAATCAGGATCTTCTGTAACTGAAAATGCCAGCCCAACCATCGGACAAAGCACCCCCCGACAGTATTCGGCAGCGACTTTAACAGTAGGCTCACCAGGCTTGTAGGAACAAACAATACAACGACTCACGCCCAAAACTTTACCCAACCCCTCCACTGTTTGCTGCCAGATTGTGGGCAGGTCCAGGGTACGGCGAATGCTCCAAGCAATTTGGGTCAGTAGTTTATGATGCCGATCAGCACTGATTGATAGTTCCGGTTCTTTTTCATGCAGAGCTGGTTTAGCTGGCAAAACTGCTTCTTCAGCCGTAAATCCTAAGCCCTTGCGTCGCTCTGGTTTGGGAACATGCAGCCTTCCAGTTACCATCACAGTCGTGGGAACCCGATCCGGTAACAACACAGGACTCATAACTAAATCAAGGGAGATCCGTTGCTCTCCATATTGAAATTGGGCACTGAACTGTTGGGCTAAACGAGTCGATAAAACTTCCTGAATTCGCGCAAGGTATGACTTGGGTTCAACCGGGGTAAACACCGCATCCAATGGGCTACCCACAATCTTTTCTGAGCAAATATTGTAGCAGGTGGCTGCCTGCCAAAAAAAAGATAGATACTGACCTTCTGAATTGTGAGTGAAAACGATTTCAGCGGGGTAATCGTGGGAAGATGCCAACGTCGCTGTAAGCTCGTTGTTCGTAGACAGAGTTGCCGGGTCATTCACAGGAAGAGCCATCCGAGCCTTGACCGATAGCTGTGAGCTAACAAGATTACAGTAGATTTGGTAGACGAGGACACCCACTCAATAGAACTAATTTAGCCCTAAACAACGCGATCGCACATTATTTCTGGAAAAAATGCTAATCGTTCCATTCACCGCGGGGTGGAACGGGTGGATTTCGTTGCAACGTCCGGGTCAATTCATCATCACGGCGCAACTCATTGCGGAGCCATTGCCGTACTGCCACTTCGATCACTTTGCTAGGGTCATTGGTGAGATGCTTAATTTGCTCTAACAAGTCCGGGTCAAGACGAACAGAAAGTTCCACCTTTTCAGAGGGGGAGTAAGAGTGGAGAGCAGGTTCATTCATAGATAGCGTGAAACCAAAACGATTGATGAAAAGCGATAGAGGTAGATGGAAAGTTCTGCCAGACCCGACCGATTTTAGACGTGCTTGCCTAGCCCGAAACACTAGTGTTCTTCACTCTACGGTACTATACCAAACACCCATATAGGAGCAGCCAAAGCTGGGAACCCCTTCAAGAATCATTGCCAGATGCCAAACTAGCTTTAACTAAATGCAACCTTGGCATCTTTGGCGTTCTGATTGATAGACTCGTTAAAATACGTAAGAAGAGTACTGCGACGCCCATTTCACACGCCTCTTTGATATAAGCAAGATGGGTAAGGTACTTTAGTCTAGAGCTTAGATTAAAAAGTTCAACGTTTTATTTGATTTCATTACTGGTTGAGCAACTGATATGACTGATGTGCCTGTTTCCCGTATCCGTAATTTTTCCATCATCGCCCACATTGACCACGGCAAATCGACTCTGGCAGATCGGCTGTTGCAAGCAACGGGTACTGTCGATGCACGGGAAATGAAAGAACAGTTCCTCGATAACATGGAACTGGAGCGGGAACGCGGCATCACCATTAAACTCCAGGCTGCCCGGATGAACTACACAGCTCAGGATGGGCAACATTACGTACTGAACTTGATTGACACACCGGGACATGTAGACTTTTCCTACGAAGTATCGCGATCGCTGGCTGCCTGCGAAGGAGCTTTGCTAGTTGTTGATGCTTCTCAAGGGGTGGAAGCCCAAACCCTGGCAAACGTGTATCTAGCACTGGAACATAACCTGGAAATTATTCCAGTCCTCAATAAAATTGATCTACCTGGAGCCGAACCTGATCGCGTTAAGAAAGAAATTGAAGACATTATTGGACTCGATTGCAGTCAGGCAATTCTGGCATCCGCAAAAGAAGGCATTGGCATTCCCGAAATTCTAGAATCCATCGTGCATCTGGTACCGCCACCTCAAGACACGATCAACCAACCATTACGGGCACTGATCTTCGATAGCTATTACGACCCTTATCGGGGTGTCATTGTCTACTTTCGGGTCATGGATGGCAAGGTAAAGCAGGGCGATCGCGTCCGCCTGATGGCATCCGGCAAAGAATACCAAATTGATGAGTTGGGGGTGCTGTCTCCCAACCAAGTGCGGGTGGATGAACTCCACGCTGGCGAAGTAGGTTACATCGCTGCTGCCATCAAAGCCGTGGAAGATGCCCGTGTGGGCGATACCATTACCTTGGCAACTGCTCCTGCCCCTGAACCACTTCCTGGTTATGTAGAAGCCAAACCCATGGTGTTTTGTGGACTGTTTCCCACCGATGCCGACCAGTTTGAAGACCTGCGGGAAGCCCTGGAAAAGCTCAAACTCAGCGATGCTGCGCTCAACTATGAACCCGAAACTTCTAGCGCAATGGGCTTTGGCTTCCGCTGTGGCTTCTTGGGTTTGCTTCATATGGAGATTGTGCAAGAACGGTTGGAGCGGGAATACAACCTGGATTTGATCACGACTGCGCCTTCCGTAGTGTATCGAGTTACCACGATCAAAGGCGAGGTTCTCTACATCGACAACCCCAGCAAGTTACCCGATCCACAATATCGGGAAAAAATGGAGGAACCCTATGTGCAGGTAGATATTATTACACCCGAAACCTACGTGGGGACGTTGATGGAACTGGCGCAGAGTCGGCGCGGGGTATTTAAGGACATGAAATATCTGACCCCGGAACGGACAACCTTGATTTACGAGTTACCGTTGGCTGAGGTTGCTACGGACTTTTTTGACCAGATGAAATCGAGATCGCGCGGCTATGCCAGTATGGAATATCAACTCATTGGCTACCGCGAAAATCCCCTTGTGAAGCTGGATATTATGATCAATGGGGATCCAGTTGATCCGCTGGCAACCATTGTGCATCGCGATAAAGCCTACAGTGTAGGACGGGCACTCACCGAAAAACTGAAGGAGTTGATTCCCAGACATCAATTTAAGATTCCTATCCAGGCGGCGATCGGCGCAAAGGTAATTGCTAGCGAACATATTCCTGCCCTGCGCAAAGACGTCCTGGCGAAATGCTATGGTGGCGACATTTCCCGAAAGAAAAAATTGTTGCAAAAACAAGCAAAAGGGAAGAAACGAATGAAGTCAATCGGGACAGTAGATGTACCGCAAGAAGCTTTTATGGCTGTGCTCAAGCTAGATTCATAAATTCGGTTAAAAATTAACTTTAGGCAAAACATACAGGAGTTACGCAGTTGAGAAAAAAGGGGAGGTGCGGTAGAACCAAGAAATGAATCCACCCAAAGTCAACGAATACGACTACATCAACTTTCTGATTGCGGCGCAGAAGGCCTATAGCTGCACGGAAGCCGAACGAGTGCAACCGGAGTCTGATAATGCCGCTGCCCATGACGCAATTACTCGGTTGTTGCATCGACTGGAGCCATCGACTCAGCAGTTGTGGCAAGAAGTGCAGTCGCAAGTACGGTTGCACCAGGGAATTTTAGTGGTAGATGACTC is a window of Leptolyngbyaceae cyanobacterium JSC-12 DNA encoding:
- a CDS encoding hypothetical protein (IMG reference gene:2510096815); this translates as MNEPALHSYSPSEKVELSVRLDPDLLEQIKHLTNDPSKVIEVAVRQWLRNELRRDDELTRTLQRNPPVPPRGEWND
- a CDS encoding hypothetical protein (IMG reference gene:2510096812); this translates as MRPHPSLMPIRPKVSTMPRQRTEAAAYLDIYKLVTERKRLQQELEILEQRRDRILNRLEVLDQQTAILEVTAQQLRDEMPRQQRKMQPTDASLPSAFTTFCLEY
- a CDS encoding GTP-binding protein LepA (IMG reference gene:2510096816~PFAM: Elongation factor Tu domain 2; Elongation factor G C-terminus; GTP-binding protein LepA C-terminus; Elongation factor Tu GTP binding domain~TIGRFAM: GTP-binding protein LepA; small GTP-binding protein domain), whose product is MTDVPVSRIRNFSIIAHIDHGKSTLADRLLQATGTVDAREMKEQFLDNMELERERGITIKLQAARMNYTAQDGQHYVLNLIDTPGHVDFSYEVSRSLAACEGALLVVDASQGVEAQTLANVYLALEHNLEIIPVLNKIDLPGAEPDRVKKEIEDIIGLDCSQAILASAKEGIGIPEILESIVHLVPPPQDTINQPLRALIFDSYYDPYRGVIVYFRVMDGKVKQGDRVRLMASGKEYQIDELGVLSPNQVRVDELHAGEVGYIAAAIKAVEDARVGDTITLATAPAPEPLPGYVEAKPMVFCGLFPTDADQFEDLREALEKLKLSDAALNYEPETSSAMGFGFRCGFLGLLHMEIVQERLEREYNLDLITTAPSVVYRVTTIKGEVLYIDNPSKLPDPQYREKMEEPYVQVDIITPETYVGTLMELAQSRRGVFKDMKYLTPERTTLIYELPLAEVATDFFDQMKSRSRGYASMEYQLIGYRENPLVKLDIMINGDPVDPLATIVHRDKAYSVGRALTEKLKELIPRHQFKIPIQAAIGAKVIASEHIPALRKDVLAKCYGGDISRKKKLLQKQAKGKKRMKSIGTVDVPQEAFMAVLKLDS
- a CDS encoding hypothetical protein (IMG reference gene:2510096813); the encoded protein is MDAPILVLRTWQLIRQYPNSVPKVIAESVLSYDLGANKTVVSTNRSGIYLLKLRVIGYSNKSRASVVCVVIITGS
- a CDS encoding signal transduction histidine kinase (IMG reference gene:2510096814~PFAM: GAF domain; Histidine kinase-, DNA gyrase B-, and HSP90-like ATPase; His Kinase A (phosphoacceptor) domain), which codes for MALPVNDPATLSTNNELTATLASSHDYPAEIVFTHNSEGQYLSFFWQAATCYNICSEKIVGSPLDAVFTPVEPKSYLARIQEVLSTRLAQQFSAQFQYGEQRISLDLVMSPVLLPDRVPTTVMVTGRLHVPKPERRKGLGFTAEEAVLPAKPALHEKEPELSISADRHHKLLTQIAWSIRRTLDLPTIWQQTVEGLGKVLGVSRCIVCSYKPGEPTVKVAAEYCRGVLCPMVGLAFSVTEDPDLKSAIATLKPINVRSQRSHVDTNTLEEPITLRSLIVHSMLVVTTSYQDQPNGVIVLYQDDQPRRWTEIELEFVQELADQVGTAIAHANLIAASQALANELQRANSTLLQKQRDLEEARRQAEEASRLKSEFLANTSHELRTPLNGMIGFLKLILDGMADDPEEQQEFIGEAYRSALHLLSIINDILDIAKIEAGKLQIELSPVKLSELLNDVEDFISAQVRQKNLSFEIQKPPTDDEIILYGNYQRLLQVMLNLVGNAIKFTHEGGVTVSVEIIKKKVIVQGRELPGSAKVRVADTGIGVSLDKQDKLFQSFSQVDGSRTRQYGGTGLGLAISQKLVEAMGGVVNFYSMGEGLGSTVTFTVPLYQEPVMITTQTTDALDLLL